The following coding sequences lie in one Larus michahellis chromosome 29, bLarMic1.1, whole genome shotgun sequence genomic window:
- the IL4I1 gene encoding L-amino-acid oxidase isoform X1: MLIAECLRCIVFFSSFLLSLVLFQILLLVGLLSAKRFPCFPEYCLHDKDYEELLNIVKNGLEPATHPANVVIVGAGISGLTAAKLLRDAGHKVIVLETSNQVGGRIKTYRPEGQDWYVELGAMRLPGKHRLVREFIRQFNLKLNPFRQTDDNAWYFVNGTRIRAEEVNRNPNILNYTVKPSERGKSASQLYREALNKAFKHFQTTDCKTYLAKHDSFSTKEYLIKVGNLSRGAVDMIGDLLNEDSGFYLSFLASLWDFDIFSDESFDEITGGFDQLPKAFHKALAGVIQFNCTVEKIMTKGKKVRVFYRAPDTLAPTIVTADYVLVTSTAKATRHIQFLPPLSPLKTHALRSIHYASSSKIALACTEKFWEKDGIQGGQSITDRPSRFIYYPSHNFSSGVGVILASYTWNDDSEFFLPLTDEKCLDVVLQDLSDIHQVSKEYLQYTCDQYVIQKWQLDKHSLGAFAAFTPYQFTDYSQALFEHEGRVHFAGEHAAQPHAWIDTAMKSAVRAASNIHDDSSEAQMLNEEEEEQEQSGSFLQKEDL; the protein is encoded by the exons ATGCTGATTGCCGAGTGCCTCCGTtgcattgttttcttctcttctttccttctctccctagTCCTCTTCCAAATACTCCTGCTAGTAGGTCTCCTCAGCGCCAAGAGGTTTCCGTGTTTCCCTGAATATTGCCTTCACGACAAAGACTACGAGGAACTGCTGAATATCGTCAAAAATGGGCTAGAACCTGCAACTCATCCAGCAAACGTGGTCATCGTCGGTGCAGGAATAAGCGGGCTTACAGCAGCGAAGTTGCTCCGAGATGCCGGCCACAAG GTTATAGTTCTGGAAACGAGCAATCAGGTTGGTGGGCGGATCAAGACATACCGGCCAGAGGGACAGGACTGGTATGTGGAGCTGGGAGCCATGCGCCTGCCAGGCAAGCACAG gctcgTCCGTGAATTCATTAGGCAGTTTAACCTGAAGCTAAACCCGTTCAGACAGACAGATGACAACGCCTGGTACTTTGTGAACGGCACTCGGATAAGAGCTGAGGAAGTGAACAGAAACCCCAACATCCTAAACTACACAGTGAAACCATCAGAGAGGGGCAAGAGCGCCAGCCAGCTTTATAGAGAAGCACTAAACAAG GCTTTCAAGCACTTCCAGACTACAGACTGCAAGACGTATCTCGCTAAACATGACTCCTTCTCCACCAAG GAATATTTGATTAAAGTAGGAAATCTAAGCCGAGGAGCAGTTGACATGATCGGTGACCTGTTGAATGAGGACTCTGGATTTTATCTGTCCTTCCTTGCCTCCCTGTGGGATTTTGATATCTTCTCTGATGAGAG ttttgaTGAAATCACAGGGGGATTTGACCAACTGCCCAAAGCCTTCCACAAAGCGTTGGCCGGTGTCATCCAGTTCAATTGCACAGTGGAGAAAATCATGACCAAGGGAAAGAAAGTCCGTGTGTTTTACCGCGCTCCAGACACCCTGGCCCCAACCATCGTAACTGCAGATTACGTCCTTGTCACGtccactgccaaagccaccaggCACATCCAGTTCCTGCCACCGCTCTCTCCTCTGAAGACCCACGCCCTGCGCTCCATCCACTACGCAAGCTCCTCCAAAATAGCCTTGGCTTGCACCGAGAAGTTCTGGGAGAAGgacggcatccaaggaggacaATCCATCACTGACCGCCCTTCCCGCTTTATCTACTACCCCAGCCACAACTTCTCCAGCGGAGTGGGCGTGATCCTGGCTTCCTACACCTGGAATGACGATTCTGAGTTTTTCCTGCCTCTCACGGATGAGAAGTGCCTGGATGTGGTCCTCCAAGACCTGTCGGATATCCACCAAGTGAGCAAGGAGTACCTGCAGTACACCTGCGACCAGTACGTGATCCAGAAGTGGCAGCTGGACAAACATTCCCTGGGGGCATTCGCCGCCTTCACCCCTTACCAGTTCACCGACTACTCGCAGGCTCTCTTTGAGCACGAGGGCAGGGTGCATTTTGCAGGAGAACACGCGGCCCAGCCTCACGCCTGGATCGACACCGCCATGAAATCGGCCGTCAGGGCTGCGAGCAACATCCACGATGACAGCAGCGAAGCCCAGATGCtgaacgaggaggaggaggagcaggagcaatCAGGGAGTTTCTTGCAGAAGGAAGATCTCTGA
- the IL4I1 gene encoding L-amino-acid oxidase isoform X2, giving the protein MARIVLFQILLLVGLLSAKRFPCFPEYCLHDKDYEELLNIVKNGLEPATHPANVVIVGAGISGLTAAKLLRDAGHKVIVLETSNQVGGRIKTYRPEGQDWYVELGAMRLPGKHRLVREFIRQFNLKLNPFRQTDDNAWYFVNGTRIRAEEVNRNPNILNYTVKPSERGKSASQLYREALNKAFKHFQTTDCKTYLAKHDSFSTKEYLIKVGNLSRGAVDMIGDLLNEDSGFYLSFLASLWDFDIFSDESFDEITGGFDQLPKAFHKALAGVIQFNCTVEKIMTKGKKVRVFYRAPDTLAPTIVTADYVLVTSTAKATRHIQFLPPLSPLKTHALRSIHYASSSKIALACTEKFWEKDGIQGGQSITDRPSRFIYYPSHNFSSGVGVILASYTWNDDSEFFLPLTDEKCLDVVLQDLSDIHQVSKEYLQYTCDQYVIQKWQLDKHSLGAFAAFTPYQFTDYSQALFEHEGRVHFAGEHAAQPHAWIDTAMKSAVRAASNIHDDSSEAQMLNEEEEEQEQSGSFLQKEDL; this is encoded by the exons ATGGCTAGGATCG TCCTCTTCCAAATACTCCTGCTAGTAGGTCTCCTCAGCGCCAAGAGGTTTCCGTGTTTCCCTGAATATTGCCTTCACGACAAAGACTACGAGGAACTGCTGAATATCGTCAAAAATGGGCTAGAACCTGCAACTCATCCAGCAAACGTGGTCATCGTCGGTGCAGGAATAAGCGGGCTTACAGCAGCGAAGTTGCTCCGAGATGCCGGCCACAAG GTTATAGTTCTGGAAACGAGCAATCAGGTTGGTGGGCGGATCAAGACATACCGGCCAGAGGGACAGGACTGGTATGTGGAGCTGGGAGCCATGCGCCTGCCAGGCAAGCACAG gctcgTCCGTGAATTCATTAGGCAGTTTAACCTGAAGCTAAACCCGTTCAGACAGACAGATGACAACGCCTGGTACTTTGTGAACGGCACTCGGATAAGAGCTGAGGAAGTGAACAGAAACCCCAACATCCTAAACTACACAGTGAAACCATCAGAGAGGGGCAAGAGCGCCAGCCAGCTTTATAGAGAAGCACTAAACAAG GCTTTCAAGCACTTCCAGACTACAGACTGCAAGACGTATCTCGCTAAACATGACTCCTTCTCCACCAAG GAATATTTGATTAAAGTAGGAAATCTAAGCCGAGGAGCAGTTGACATGATCGGTGACCTGTTGAATGAGGACTCTGGATTTTATCTGTCCTTCCTTGCCTCCCTGTGGGATTTTGATATCTTCTCTGATGAGAG ttttgaTGAAATCACAGGGGGATTTGACCAACTGCCCAAAGCCTTCCACAAAGCGTTGGCCGGTGTCATCCAGTTCAATTGCACAGTGGAGAAAATCATGACCAAGGGAAAGAAAGTCCGTGTGTTTTACCGCGCTCCAGACACCCTGGCCCCAACCATCGTAACTGCAGATTACGTCCTTGTCACGtccactgccaaagccaccaggCACATCCAGTTCCTGCCACCGCTCTCTCCTCTGAAGACCCACGCCCTGCGCTCCATCCACTACGCAAGCTCCTCCAAAATAGCCTTGGCTTGCACCGAGAAGTTCTGGGAGAAGgacggcatccaaggaggacaATCCATCACTGACCGCCCTTCCCGCTTTATCTACTACCCCAGCCACAACTTCTCCAGCGGAGTGGGCGTGATCCTGGCTTCCTACACCTGGAATGACGATTCTGAGTTTTTCCTGCCTCTCACGGATGAGAAGTGCCTGGATGTGGTCCTCCAAGACCTGTCGGATATCCACCAAGTGAGCAAGGAGTACCTGCAGTACACCTGCGACCAGTACGTGATCCAGAAGTGGCAGCTGGACAAACATTCCCTGGGGGCATTCGCCGCCTTCACCCCTTACCAGTTCACCGACTACTCGCAGGCTCTCTTTGAGCACGAGGGCAGGGTGCATTTTGCAGGAGAACACGCGGCCCAGCCTCACGCCTGGATCGACACCGCCATGAAATCGGCCGTCAGGGCTGCGAGCAACATCCACGATGACAGCAGCGAAGCCCAGATGCtgaacgaggaggaggaggagcaggagcaatCAGGGAGTTTCTTGCAGAAGGAAGATCTCTGA